In the Pseudonocardia sediminis genome, CCCAGCAGAACCCGCTCGGCGGCGGTGGGACGTATGCGGCGCTGACCCTGTTGGCGATCGGGATCGGCCTGGCCGTGAAGACGCCGGTGTTCCCCTTCCACACCTGGCTGCCGCCCGCGCACACCGAAGCGCCCGCCGCAGGGTCGGCGATCCTCGCCGGGATCCTGCTCAAGATGGGTACCTACGGGTTCGTGCGGATCGCGATGCCGTTGCTACCCGCCACGTGGCGTCAATTCGCGATGGTCGTGGTCGTCGTCGGAGTGGTCTCGGTGATCTGGGGAGCGCTGGTCGCGCTGGCCCAGACCGACCTCAAACGGATGATCGCTTACACCTCGATCAACCACATGGGCTATGTCCTGCTCGGTCTCGGTGCGGCCGGGATGGTCGCCGGGTCCGGGGAACAGGCCCGCCAGCTCGCCACCGCCGGCGCGACTTACCAGATGGTCAGCCACGGCCTGATCACCGCCGCGCTGTTCCTGCTCGCCGGGTCGCTGCACGAGCGCGGCCACACCTACGCCATCGACGCCTACGGTGGTCTCGCGACCCGCACGCCGCGGTTCGCGGGGCTGTTCGCGGTCGCGGCGTTCGCCTCCCTCGGCCTGCCCGGCTTCTCCGGGTTCATCGCCGAGTTCCAGATCTTCACCGGTGCGCTCGGTGCGGCCCCGGTCGCGACGGTGATCGCTGTCACGGGTGTGCTGCTGACCGCGGCGGTATTCCTGCTCGTGATGGGTCGCATGCTCGCCGGGCCGGTCCGGGTCCCGGACGGGCCGGGGACGCCGCGGCCGTTCGCCGACCTCAGCGTCTCCGAGCTGCTCGCGATCGTGCCGCTGCTCGCCGGGGCCACCGTCCTCGGGCTGGCCCCGCGGGTGGTGCTCGATGTGATCGAGCCCGCCGCGCGGGTCCTCAACGACTTCCTCGCGCGGTGACGCCGTGGAGATGATGGCCCCCGGCGACCCGTCGTCGCTGATCCCGGAGATCGCGCTGCTGCTCGGCGCGGTCACCGGGCTGCTGCTGGGCGCTTGGACCCCGCGCCGCCGGCAGTGGATCGTCCGCGGCCTCGCCGCGGTCGCCGCGGGGGTCGGCCTGGCCGCCACGGCGGTCGCGGCGAACCGCCCGCCGGACGTGGTGTTCGGGACCTATGTTCTCGACACCGCCACCCATGCCACCCGGGCGATCGTGCTCGTCGCACTGCTGCTGCTGCTCGCCCTCTGCGGCGACACCGTCGCCGGGCACCGCAGGGAGACCGAGTTCGTGGTGCTCCTGCAGCTCGGCGCGCTCGGCTCCATGCTGCTCGGCGGCGCCGCCGACCTGATCCTGTTGTTCGCGGCGTTCCTGCTGGCCAGCGTCCCGCTCTACGCCCTGACCGGCTGGTCGAAACAGGGGACCGCACCCGAGGCCGCCCTGAAGTACTACCTCGCCGGCGCTCTGGCCGGGGTGGTGACCGCGGCCGGGGTCACCCTGCTGTTCGCGGTCTCCGGGGCCACCGGCTACGACGCGCTCGCCGCCGAGCTCACTCGGGGCCCGGCCGCCGTGGCCTCGGTGGGGCTGGTCGCGGTGTTGGCCGGTCTGGCGTTCAAGGCCGGCGCCGTGCCGGCACATTTCTGGGTCCCCGACGTCAGCGACGGCACCCCACCGGCGGTCGCGGCGGTCGTCACGACGCTGCCCAAGATCGGCGCCGTGGTCGCCATGGCCCGGCTGCTGGAGGCGGCCATCCCGCCCGTCGTCGTCGACTGGCCCCTGCTCGTCGCCGTCCTGGCGGCTCTGAGCATGACCGTGGGCAACCTCGCCGCGTTCGCGCAGACATCGGTCC is a window encoding:
- a CDS encoding complex I subunit 4 family protein, whose amino-acid sequence is MLSVIVFLPVVVAAAITVLPARLGTRCFAGAWVATGLAQLVLVAVVWSALPGTGYGAVERVEWIPSAGISYHLGVDGLSLPLLALVAVVFTAAAMYTLRGVDRPKSYVLLFLALQAVSAGLFVALDLILFFLFFDLSIVFMYFVIAGWGTGAPARRAALTFFLYTFLGSLALLLGFILLALAADRPSFDIPTLAQQNPLGGGGTYAALTLLAIGIGLAVKTPVFPFHTWLPPAHTEAPAAGSAILAGILLKMGTYGFVRIAMPLLPATWRQFAMVVVVVGVVSVIWGALVALAQTDLKRMIAYTSINHMGYVLLGLGAAGMVAGSGEQARQLATAGATYQMVSHGLITAALFLLAGSLHERGHTYAIDAYGGLATRTPRFAGLFAVAAFASLGLPGFSGFIAEFQIFTGALGAAPVATVIAVTGVLLTAAVFLLVMGRMLAGPVRVPDGPGTPRPFADLSVSELLAIVPLLAGATVLGLAPRVVLDVIEPAARVLNDFLAR
- a CDS encoding NADH-quinone oxidoreductase subunit N; translated protein: MMAPGDPSSLIPEIALLLGAVTGLLLGAWTPRRRQWIVRGLAAVAAGVGLAATAVAANRPPDVVFGTYVLDTATHATRAIVLVALLLLLALCGDTVAGHRRETEFVVLLQLGALGSMLLGGAADLILLFAAFLLASVPLYALTGWSKQGTAPEAALKYYLAGALAGVVTAAGVTLLFAVSGATGYDALAAELTRGPAAVASVGLVAVLAGLAFKAGAVPAHFWVPDVSDGTPPAVAAVVTTLPKIGAVVAMARLLEAAIPPVVVDWPLLVAVLAALSMTVGNLAAFAQTSVLRLLGYSTVSQVGYLLMGVAVAGRTGRAEPALLFYLAAYAVTNVAAFAVAAATGRRTLAGHRGLARRDPVLAVALVVALLGLVGTPPTAVFLGKLTVFSAAVDGGFAWLAVLAAVNTVASLFYYLRWVAPVFRDPVDDADTAVMRTRGWARDTAIGAAALSVLLGVAGGVVLTAFGSVT